The stretch of DNA TAAGTTTTAAAAATATTATCCGATAACGATAATAGGTGATGGAATGACAATATCTGATTTCCAGATTAGTAGTGTTATAAAAAGTTACACAATGAGTATGAAGGCTAAAGCGAAGGCCGACGAAAAAGAGCCGACGAATGGCAGCGTTGTGCACGAGGATCAGGTAATGATATCAGAAGACGCAAAAAGAATGTTATTTGAAAGAATAGGGGAGCAGATGTCGGAAAGATTTAAGGGGCATGATGAAGAAGGATATGTTATTTCGACTACTTATAGTGGATGACAATGCAGAGATCAGAGAAATTGTTCAGGAATATCTTAGTGATAACGATTGTCTGGTCGAAGGGGTAAGCAATGGGAGAGAGGCATTAGAAAAATACAACACAAACCCCTATGACATTATCGTTACAGATTTAAAAATGCCGGAACTATCCGGTATAGAACTGATAAAACTCATTAAACAAAAGACTGATATAACGGAATTCATTATTATCACAGGATATGCATCTGTTGATACCGCAATAGAAGCAGTAAAAATCGGCGCCTTTGATTACATCGTTAAGCCTTTCAGAATGGAAGAACTAAAGGTTGCGATAAAAAACGCCAAAGAGAAGATTATCCTCAAAAGAGCTAACGAAGAGCTACTGGGAAAATTGAAAATGTTTTATTCTGAAATAGAAAGATACAAGCAAAACGATAAGGATATCCCGGAGCTGAAAAATGTAGAGCAGGGTTATGATACTGAAAAACTTGTCGATAAAATAAAGTTTCTGGAAAAGCTGACGAAAAAACGTTTGATGATTGATGAAAACGCTAAGGATTAAGCCATGATCGAAGGGACAAACATCCTGATTGTTGATGATAATAACGATATAACATGCATCCTCTCCGACTTTTTTTTATTAAATGATTGCAACGTCTACACAGCCCCAACAGGTAAAAAAGCGATAGAACTTATCGGCAAAGAAAATATTGACGTAGCGATACTCGATGTGAAACTGCCTGATATAAACGGCATTGAGCTTCTCGATACAATAAAAATAGAGAACCAGACTGTTGCAGTAATAATGATGTCCGGCTATAACGACCATAATGCTATCATAGAAGCCATGAAAAAAGGGGCATCTGATTTTTTGCTGAAACCATTTGAGCTCGATAAGTTGATCCTTGTTATGCTGAGGACATTACGGGAAAGGTCTTTGTTGATTGAAAATGAACATATCTACAAAAGCTTAGAGGACAAAAAAAAGATTGAACTCCTGAACAGAGAACTACAGGGAAAGATCAAGGAACTGACGATGACGTATAACATATCGAACCGGTTCAACTCACTCAATATCTACGATGATATATACGAAAAGATGCTTGATATTATTTTCGATGTACTGGATGTAAGGCTTTGCAGATTCTATTTTTTTGATAGCTGCAGCAAGGAACCTATTCTCTACAAAGAAAAAAGGGGGAGCAATGGTGTTGCAGTTGACAGTAAAACATTCCTTTCGGAAGAATTTCTCCAACATTTGCATACCCCAAAAAAATGCCTGATCAGAGACAATCAGTTGTTTCTACCTATCATGATCAAGGACGAATACATAGGTTTTGTAATGGTTGAGAGAAAAAGAAATGGATCAGAAATAAACAACTACTACCACGACAGCGACGTATTTTTCCTGAAACTCATAGGAGAGAAGGCATCCACACAGATTGAAAATAGAATTTTATATGAGAGCCTTTTTGAAAATGTCTTTCAGACCCTTACATCTCTTATAGAGGCAATTAACAAAAGGGATTCATACACGGAAAGCCATTGCAAAAGGGTTACTGATACGAGTCTGCTTTTAGCAGAAAAAATGGGGCTGGCTGGCTATGAAAGGGATGTCATTAGATTTGTGGGACCTGTCCATGACCTCGGCAAGATAGGCATACCTGACTCGATACTGCTTAAACCGGGGGTGCTTACAGAAGAAGAATATCAAATAATGAAAAGTCACTCCATTTTTGGTGAAGAGATTCTTAGCAGGTTCGTAATCCTCGCCAGGGAATCAAAAGTAATAAGAAGTCATCACGAAAGATATGACGGCAAGGGCTATCCGGACGCGTTATCCAAAGAAGACATACCCGTCAGCTCACGAGTCATTGCCGTATGTGATACCTTCGATGCCATGACCACAAATAGGCCATACAGGAATGCGATGAAAAGGCAGGATGCTTTAAATGAAATCAAAAGATGCGCAAACAGTCAGTTCGATCCTTCGATAGTCGAATGCTTTATTACGATGATGGAGAATGACACAGATGACAGAGACTGAAAAAAGAGAATATTTCAGGATTGAGGATCGGCTTTCAATAAGATTGAGGATAATCACTCATGATGAATTTATGGCGATAGAAGATACAGTCAGATTCAGCTCCGCAAAAACTGCAGGAGACCTGAAGGAAATACAGTTTTTAAAAGGAATAGTAACAAATGAAGAGAAGGAAAAGGAGCAGCTCTACACCTATCTCCAGGTTATTGATAAGAAACTGGATATAATGCTCGATTATTTAAGCGAAACAACGGATACCGGGCCTTATATTACAAAATATCTTAAAG from Pseudomonadota bacterium encodes:
- a CDS encoding response regulator produces the protein MLFRLLIVDDNAEIREIVQEYLSDNDCLVEGVSNGREALEKYNTNPYDIIVTDLKMPELSGIELIKLIKQKTDITEFIIITGYASVDTAIEAVKIGAFDYIVKPFRMEELKVAIKNAKEKIILKRANEELLGKLKMFYSEIERYKQNDKDIPELKNVEQGYDTEKLVDKIKFLEKLTKKRLMIDENAKD
- a CDS encoding PilZ domain-containing protein; its protein translation is MTETEKREYFRIEDRLSIRLRIITHDEFMAIEDTVRFSSAKTAGDLKEIQFLKGIVTNEEKEKEQLYTYLQVIDKKLDIMLDYLSETTDTGPYITKYLKVDISGSGIGFVSDIEMKEGEYVEIKVVLPIYPHLKITTLCRVLRSETRKKDDKQFWEVALGFLVINDNDKDLLINYIFMKEREMLRHKKESTG
- a CDS encoding response regulator — translated: MIEGTNILIVDDNNDITCILSDFFLLNDCNVYTAPTGKKAIELIGKENIDVAILDVKLPDINGIELLDTIKIENQTVAVIMMSGYNDHNAIIEAMKKGASDFLLKPFELDKLILVMLRTLRERSLLIENEHIYKSLEDKKKIELLNRELQGKIKELTMTYNISNRFNSLNIYDDIYEKMLDIIFDVLDVRLCRFYFFDSCSKEPILYKEKRGSNGVAVDSKTFLSEEFLQHLHTPKKCLIRDNQLFLPIMIKDEYIGFVMVERKRNGSEINNYYHDSDVFFLKLIGEKASTQIENRILYESLFENVFQTLTSLIEAINKRDSYTESHCKRVTDTSLLLAEKMGLAGYERDVIRFVGPVHDLGKIGIPDSILLKPGVLTEEEYQIMKSHSIFGEEILSRFVILARESKVIRSHHERYDGKGYPDALSKEDIPVSSRVIAVCDTFDAMTTNRPYRNAMKRQDALNEIKRCANSQFDPSIVECFITMMENDTDDRD